In Populus alba chromosome 1, ASM523922v2, whole genome shotgun sequence, a single window of DNA contains:
- the LOC118036008 gene encoding uncharacterized protein isoform X1 yields the protein MPFHLQAKGGVDIAGFASICSQQETRTHRQQQQQQQQQQQQQPLQVNSFASKEPTSVLHMRRSQSPPTSVSTLSSSSNGGAGGNTTNITATDKAVNPVSNERKDEWAPELQPIPSGLEFVSSGARCGLGLEDWENMLSEPSQEQSFLRWIAGDVDDTQFGLKQLLQSGNNQLEFDGNAGAGAGGGGLGIVDQGHGFESLSGIPCGVSSIGTNLAPFPGPGVSNVGSGLVAPGSFSGLVNYKNVGFGHNNSSVQSPVFSSSSNSVSLPLSLPPGMGYHHNQQQQIEASEEKPHLLDPQVLMNQQQSHNPHAQNPNLFLPLPFSQQENRPLHSQLKRHNSGGIDPISHVIPKPPFSVPGQEFLLRKHQQQQLGFPQGVQFLHQQLQQKPLMVKKEDLGVQQQQQQQQQHALLDQLFKAAELVGTGNFLHAQGILARLNQQLSPTGKPLHRAAFYFKEALQLLLLMNNNSVTAPPPRSPTPFDVIFKMSAYKVLSEVSPLIQFVNFTCNQALLEAVDDAESIHIVDFDIGFGAQWASFMQELPRNRGVRSLKTTAFASPSTHHPVELGLMRDNLTQFANEIGLSFELDVINFDSLEQNCYSLPFFRTNENEAVVVNFPIWCSSNQPSALPSLLRFIKQLSPKIVVSLDRGCDRSDLPFPQHILHALQSYVHLLESLDAVNATTDAVNKIERFLLQPRIESTVLGRLRAPEKMPNWKTIFASVGFSPVAFSNFTETQAECVVKRTPVRGFHVEKRQALLVLCWQRRELMSASAWRC from the coding sequence ATGCCCTTTCATTTGCAGGCCAAAGGGGGTGTAGATATTGCTGGTTTTGCTTCAATTTGTTCTCAACAAGAAACTAGGACGCAcaggcagcagcagcagcagcagcaacaacaacaacaacaacaacctcTTCAAGTTAACAGCTTTGCAAGCAAAGAACCTACCTCAGTTCTTCATATGAGAAGAAGTCAAAGCCCACCCACATCTGTTTCGACTCTCTCTTCCTCCTCAAACGGCGGCGCCGGTGGAAACACCACTAACATCACGGCAACAGATAAAGCAGTGAACCCAGTGAGCAATGAAAGGAAAGATGAATGGGCTCCAGAGTTGCAGCCAATCCCAAGTGGACTAGAGTTTGTTTCATCAGGAGCAAGATGTGGACTTGGACTAGAAGATTGGGAGAATATGCTGTCAGAGCCGAGCCAAGAACAATCCTTTTTGAGGTGGATAGCTGGGGATGTGGATGACACACAGTTTGGGCTAAAGCAGCTGTTGCAAAGTGGAAACAATCAGCTGGAATTTGATGGCAATGCTGGTGCTGGTGCCGGTGGTGGTGGATTGGGGATTGTTGATCAAGGACATGGATTTGAGTCCTTAAGTGGAATTCCATGTGGGGTGTCAAGCATTGGCACTAATTTGGCTCCTTTTCCTGGTCCTGGGGTTTCAAATGTTGGGTCTGGTTTGGTTGCTCCTGGTTCTTTTTCTGGGTTGGTCAATTACAAAAATGTTGGATTCGGACACAACAACTCTAGCGTGCAAAGCCCAGTTTTTAGTTCTTCATCTAACAGTGTATCACTTCCACTTTCTTTGCCTCCTGGTATGGGTTATCATCATAATCAGCAGCAACAAATCGAGGCCTCGGAGGAGAAGCCGCATTTACTAGATCCACAGGTATTGATGAACCAGCAACAGTCTCATAATCCGCACGCTCAAAATCCCAACCTTTTCTTGCCACTACCATTTTCCCAGCAAGAAAATCGGCCCCTCCATTCCCAACTCAAGCGCCACAATTCTGGTGGTATAGACCCAATCTCTCATGTAATCCCTAAACCACCATTCTCTGTTCCTGGGCAAGAGTTTTTGCTAAGAAAACACCAACAACAGCAACTGGGGTTTCCACAGGGAGTACAATTTCTTCACCAACAACTTCAACAGAAGCCGTTGATGGTGAAGAAGGAAGATTTAGGAGtccagcaacagcaacagcaacagcaacaacatGCTTTGTTGGACCAGCTCTTCAAGGCAGCAGAGTTGGTAGGGACTGGGAATTTCTTACACGCGCAAGGGATATTGGCGCGGCTCAATCAACAGCTCTCCCCCACTGGAAAGCCTCTCCACAGGGCAGCTTTCTACTTCAAGGAGGCTCTTCAATTGCTCCTTCTCATGAATAATAACTCAGTCACTGCCCCACCGCCTAGGAGCCCCACCCCATTTGATGTCATCTTCAAAATGAGTGCTTACAAAGTCTTATCTGAGGTTTCTCCACTTATTCAATTTGTCAACTTCACTTGCAATCAGGCTCTCCTTGAAGCAGTTGATGATGCAGAAAGTATTCACATAGTGGACTTTGATATTGGATTTGGCGCTCAATGGGCCTCTTTCATGCAGGAACTTCCGCGAAATAGAGGTGTCCGGTCGTTGAAAACCACTGCTTTTGCCTCTCCTTCGACTCACCATCCTGTTGAACTTGGTCTTATGCGTGATAACTTGACTCAATTTGCTAATGAGATTGGTCTGAGTTTTGAACTTGATGTGATTAACTTTGATTCCTTGGAGCAAAACTGTTATTCTCTTCCCTTTTTCCGAACAAATGAAAATGAGGCTGTTGTGGTGAATTTCCCTATTTGGTGCTCTTCAAATCAACCATCTGCATTACCGTCACTGCTGCGCTTTATAAAGCAACTTTCACCAAAGATCGTGGTGTCTTTGGACCGAGGGTGTGACAGAAGTGATCTTCCGTTCCCACAACATATTCTCCATGCCCTCCAATCTTATGTACACCTATTGGAATCATTGGATGCTGTTAATGCAACTACGGATGCAGTGAACAAGATTGAGAGGTTTTTGCTCCAGCCTAGGATTGAAAGTACTGTGTTGGGGCGTCTTCGTGCACCAGAAAAGATGCCAAATTGGAAGACAATCTTTGCGTCTGTTGGCTTTTCTCCTGTAGCTTTCAGTAACTTCACCGAAACTCAGGCAGAATGCGTGGTGAAGAGGACTCCAGTGAGGGGATTTCATGTGGAGAAGCGGCAGGCATTGCTTGTGCTTTGTTGGCAGCGTAGAGAGCTTATGTCAGCTTCAGCATGGAGATGCTGA
- the LOC118036008 gene encoding scarecrow-like protein 22 isoform X2, translated as MRRSQSPPTSVSTLSSSSNGGAGGNTTNITATDKAVNPVSNERKDEWAPELQPIPSGLEFVSSGARCGLGLEDWENMLSEPSQEQSFLRWIAGDVDDTQFGLKQLLQSGNNQLEFDGNAGAGAGGGGLGIVDQGHGFESLSGIPCGVSSIGTNLAPFPGPGVSNVGSGLVAPGSFSGLVNYKNVGFGHNNSSVQSPVFSSSSNSVSLPLSLPPGMGYHHNQQQQIEASEEKPHLLDPQVLMNQQQSHNPHAQNPNLFLPLPFSQQENRPLHSQLKRHNSGGIDPISHVIPKPPFSVPGQEFLLRKHQQQQLGFPQGVQFLHQQLQQKPLMVKKEDLGVQQQQQQQQQHALLDQLFKAAELVGTGNFLHAQGILARLNQQLSPTGKPLHRAAFYFKEALQLLLLMNNNSVTAPPPRSPTPFDVIFKMSAYKVLSEVSPLIQFVNFTCNQALLEAVDDAESIHIVDFDIGFGAQWASFMQELPRNRGVRSLKTTAFASPSTHHPVELGLMRDNLTQFANEIGLSFELDVINFDSLEQNCYSLPFFRTNENEAVVVNFPIWCSSNQPSALPSLLRFIKQLSPKIVVSLDRGCDRSDLPFPQHILHALQSYVHLLESLDAVNATTDAVNKIERFLLQPRIESTVLGRLRAPEKMPNWKTIFASVGFSPVAFSNFTETQAECVVKRTPVRGFHVEKRQALLVLCWQRRELMSASAWRC; from the coding sequence ATGAGAAGAAGTCAAAGCCCACCCACATCTGTTTCGACTCTCTCTTCCTCCTCAAACGGCGGCGCCGGTGGAAACACCACTAACATCACGGCAACAGATAAAGCAGTGAACCCAGTGAGCAATGAAAGGAAAGATGAATGGGCTCCAGAGTTGCAGCCAATCCCAAGTGGACTAGAGTTTGTTTCATCAGGAGCAAGATGTGGACTTGGACTAGAAGATTGGGAGAATATGCTGTCAGAGCCGAGCCAAGAACAATCCTTTTTGAGGTGGATAGCTGGGGATGTGGATGACACACAGTTTGGGCTAAAGCAGCTGTTGCAAAGTGGAAACAATCAGCTGGAATTTGATGGCAATGCTGGTGCTGGTGCCGGTGGTGGTGGATTGGGGATTGTTGATCAAGGACATGGATTTGAGTCCTTAAGTGGAATTCCATGTGGGGTGTCAAGCATTGGCACTAATTTGGCTCCTTTTCCTGGTCCTGGGGTTTCAAATGTTGGGTCTGGTTTGGTTGCTCCTGGTTCTTTTTCTGGGTTGGTCAATTACAAAAATGTTGGATTCGGACACAACAACTCTAGCGTGCAAAGCCCAGTTTTTAGTTCTTCATCTAACAGTGTATCACTTCCACTTTCTTTGCCTCCTGGTATGGGTTATCATCATAATCAGCAGCAACAAATCGAGGCCTCGGAGGAGAAGCCGCATTTACTAGATCCACAGGTATTGATGAACCAGCAACAGTCTCATAATCCGCACGCTCAAAATCCCAACCTTTTCTTGCCACTACCATTTTCCCAGCAAGAAAATCGGCCCCTCCATTCCCAACTCAAGCGCCACAATTCTGGTGGTATAGACCCAATCTCTCATGTAATCCCTAAACCACCATTCTCTGTTCCTGGGCAAGAGTTTTTGCTAAGAAAACACCAACAACAGCAACTGGGGTTTCCACAGGGAGTACAATTTCTTCACCAACAACTTCAACAGAAGCCGTTGATGGTGAAGAAGGAAGATTTAGGAGtccagcaacagcaacagcaacagcaacaacatGCTTTGTTGGACCAGCTCTTCAAGGCAGCAGAGTTGGTAGGGACTGGGAATTTCTTACACGCGCAAGGGATATTGGCGCGGCTCAATCAACAGCTCTCCCCCACTGGAAAGCCTCTCCACAGGGCAGCTTTCTACTTCAAGGAGGCTCTTCAATTGCTCCTTCTCATGAATAATAACTCAGTCACTGCCCCACCGCCTAGGAGCCCCACCCCATTTGATGTCATCTTCAAAATGAGTGCTTACAAAGTCTTATCTGAGGTTTCTCCACTTATTCAATTTGTCAACTTCACTTGCAATCAGGCTCTCCTTGAAGCAGTTGATGATGCAGAAAGTATTCACATAGTGGACTTTGATATTGGATTTGGCGCTCAATGGGCCTCTTTCATGCAGGAACTTCCGCGAAATAGAGGTGTCCGGTCGTTGAAAACCACTGCTTTTGCCTCTCCTTCGACTCACCATCCTGTTGAACTTGGTCTTATGCGTGATAACTTGACTCAATTTGCTAATGAGATTGGTCTGAGTTTTGAACTTGATGTGATTAACTTTGATTCCTTGGAGCAAAACTGTTATTCTCTTCCCTTTTTCCGAACAAATGAAAATGAGGCTGTTGTGGTGAATTTCCCTATTTGGTGCTCTTCAAATCAACCATCTGCATTACCGTCACTGCTGCGCTTTATAAAGCAACTTTCACCAAAGATCGTGGTGTCTTTGGACCGAGGGTGTGACAGAAGTGATCTTCCGTTCCCACAACATATTCTCCATGCCCTCCAATCTTATGTACACCTATTGGAATCATTGGATGCTGTTAATGCAACTACGGATGCAGTGAACAAGATTGAGAGGTTTTTGCTCCAGCCTAGGATTGAAAGTACTGTGTTGGGGCGTCTTCGTGCACCAGAAAAGATGCCAAATTGGAAGACAATCTTTGCGTCTGTTGGCTTTTCTCCTGTAGCTTTCAGTAACTTCACCGAAACTCAGGCAGAATGCGTGGTGAAGAGGACTCCAGTGAGGGGATTTCATGTGGAGAAGCGGCAGGCATTGCTTGTGCTTTGTTGGCAGCGTAGAGAGCTTATGTCAGCTTCAGCATGGAGATGCTGA